The Halomonas sp. HAL1 genome segment GCCCGTGCCAGCGCCCACTAGGCTTGCCACCGGCTCGCCGGTTAACACTGCTAACATGGCGCTGCTGGCGGTGGTGTTGGCAATACCCATCTCCCCGACTATAAGGCACTTTGCCCCCGCCTTGATTGCCCGTTCAACCGCCGCCACGCCTGCATTAATGGCTTCTGATGCTTGCTCAGGCTGCAGCGCATTTTCTACTGCCATATTGGCGGTACCGCGGGATACCTTGGCATTCACCACCCCAGCCGCCGTGATATCGCTCGCCACGCCGACATCCACCACTTCAATACGTGCGCCAATCTGCCGGGCAAACACGTTAACCGCCGCGCCGCCATGGGCAAAGTTAGCCACCATCTGAGCAGTCACCGCTTGCGGAAAGGCTGAAACACCCTCCGCGGCAACGCCGTGATCGGCGGCAAACACAATAACGGCCGGCGGTATTACGCTGGGCTTCAGTTCGCCAGTGATAGCGCTAAGCTGAATGGCTAATGTCTCTAGGGCACCTAAGCTGCCTGGCGGCTTGGTCAAGGTATCCAAGTAGCGACGCGCCTGTTCACCTGCATGAAAATTCACTGGCTGAATGTCGTCAAGAATCGCGTGCATGCAGGCTCCGACTTGGTGAGTAGACAAGAAATATTAAACGTAGCGCGCAAAAGGGTAGCAAAAGCCTGAGTGCTATACTTGCTATTTCACTGGTGGCTCTACCAAGCTGTTGGGGTTCTTTGGATTCATCCGCGCATTTGCGGGAAAAATTCGATGCCCCATATTCGGGTAATAAAACTACAATTGTGGTTTTTATTGCCGTAAAGTCTCTTATATCGACACTAAAAAATGTAAAATAACTACATGTGTTACACACCGTCTTTATCATGCAGAGGTCCCTATGCCGAGCCCAACACCTGCCACTCTAAACCCCACCGTTGCTGAGGTTACCCAGCGCATCCGTGAGCGCTCCAAGCACCGGCGTGCCCTCTATGAATCTCATATGGCTGACCAGCATAAGCAAGGCGTACATCGCGGTGAACTTTCCTGTGGGAACCTAGCGCACGGCTTTGCAGGTTGCGACGTGCCTACCGATAAGGGCCGACTGAAGTTAACCAATAGCGCCAACCTGGGCATCATATCGTCCTATAACGATATGCTTTCAGCCCACCGGCCATTTGAAGACTACCCTGCCGCTATTAAAGAAGCCGCACGCGGCATGGGCTCAACCGCTCAGTTTGCTGGCGGTGTACCCGCCATGTGCGACGGTGTTACCCAAGGTCAACCGGGCATGGAGCTATCGCTCTTCTCCCGTGATGTGATCGCCATGGCCACCGCGGTTGCGCTTTCCCATAATATGTTTGATGCGGCGCTGTATTTAGGTATCTGCGATAAAATCGTGCCAGGTCTCTTTATTGGTGCCGCACGCTTTGGCCATCTACCCGCCATTTTTGTCCCCGGCGGCCCCATGACAACGGGCCTGCCTAACGATGAGAAGGCTAGAGTCCGTCAGCTTTATGCAGAAGGCAAAGTAGGTCGCGATGAGCTTTTAGAGGCCGAATCACAGTCGTATCACAGCCCTGGCACCTGCACCTTCTACGGCACTGCCAACTCCAACCAGCTGATGATGGAGATGATGGGGCTACACCTGCCCGGCGCCTCTTTTGTTAACCCAGGTACTCCGCTGCGCGAAGCACTTACCCGTTACGCCACTGAACAAGCGATTCGCAATACCGAGCAAAGCGGCAACTACCGTCCGTTCTACAAGCAGATTGACGAACGTGCGATCGTTAACGCTATCGTAGGTTTACTGGCCTCCGGCGGATCTACCAACCATACCCTGCACTTGGTTGCCATGGCGGCGGCGGCGGGCATTACCATTAACTGGGACGACTTCACGGACCTCTCCGCCGTGGTGCCCAGCATGACCCGCATCTATCCCAATGGCCAAGCGGATGTTAACCACTTCCAGGCCGCTGGCGGCATGAGCCTGCTGATTCGTGAGCTACTCGAGGCTGGGCTTATCCACGGGGATATTCCCACTGTCTTTGGCACCGATATGTCGGCCTACACTCAAGAGCCTTTCCTTGAAGAGGGTAAGCTTACCTGGAGAGAAGGACCGGCCACGAGCCATGACACAGATGTCCTGCGTCCGGTTAGCAATCCCTTCTCGCCGACCGGCGGGCTTACCGTGCTTGATGGCAACCTGGGCCGCGGCGTGATTAAAATCTCGGCAGTGAAACAGGATCATCGCGTCATCGAAGCGCCGGTACAGCTGTTTGATGATCAAAATCAGGTAAAAGCGGCGTTTGAATCCGGCCAGCTTGATCGTGATGTGATTGTGGTGGTGCGCTTTCAGGGCCCCAAAGCCAACGGCATGCCTGAACTACACAAGCTCACCCCGTTCCTGGGAGTGCTTCAAGACCGCGGCTATAAAGTTGCCCTGGTTACGGACGGACGTATGTCTGGGGCGTCGGGCAAGGTTCCGGCCGCTATCCACGTAACGCCAGAGGCCGTTGACCGTGGGCCGCTCTCGAAACTTCAGGATGGCGATATCGTCCGCCTGGATGCCGACAGTGGCGAGCTAAACGTATTGATAGACGCCGCAAAATTCAATGCCCGTCCGTGCGCCGAAGCCAATCTGGAACACAACCACTTTGGCATGGGCCGTGAGCTCTTTGGCGGCTTCCGCCACTTGGCCACCAAGGCCGAAGAGGGAGCGGGCGTGTTTGGTGGTTTTGAGGCAGAAGTACTAGCGCGGGAGCTGGAAAAAATCGAGCAGGAGGACCAATGAGCCGACCGGCCCTCATTGGCGACATAGGTGGCACCAATGCACGCCTGGCGTTAGTCACGCCAGGCGAGATCACGCCGCACGATATTGTGAATCTTCCCTGCGCTGACTACCCCGGCGTTATTGAAGCGGTGCAGGATTATTTACAGCGTGTCGGTGCTACCGGCGATAAAGCCCCCCAAGAGGCGTGCTTAGCCTTTGCTTGCCCCGTTCACGCTGAGCGGGTCAAGATGACCAATAACCACTGGGAATTTTTAAAAAGCGAGGTTCAGCAAGCACTGAACCTCGTTGTTTTTAAAGTCATTAACGACTTCACTGCCCAGGCACTGGGTGTACCTCATGTTGCTGCCAGTGAATTGGTCGAAGTCCAGCCCGGCAAGTCTCAGGCGCATGCCACACGCCTTGTCATCGGGCCTGGCACGGGGCTAGGCGTTGCCGGGGTGTTCCCCGGCCAGCGCGCCTGGATTCCACTGCCTACCGAAGGCGGCCATGTCACCTTCGCGCCCACGGATGATACCGAGCGAGCGATTGTGGATGTGTTTCAACAGCGTCGTACGCGTATCAGTGTAGAGCGGGTCTTATGCGGCCAGGGTTTGTTAGAACTTTATCAAGCCTACTGCACATTTGAAGATGCTGAGCCACGCTTAGCTAGCCCGGCAGATGTCACAAAAGCCGCCAATGAAGGCGATACCCTCGCCACTGCCGCCCTGCTGCGTTTTCTAAAAATTCTTGGCGATGTATGCGGCGACGCCACCTTGACCATGGGCGCAAGGGGCGGTGTTTATCTGTGTGGGGGCATTCTGCCGCGCCTGCTCGATTGGTTACCCAAAAGTGAACTGCGCGCCGCTTTCGTCAATAAAGGACGCATGGGTGCTTATAATGCCGATATCCCCATTTGGGTGGTTACCGCCCCATGGACAGGCTTATTAGGCGCCGCTGAGGCACTGCATAACGAAGAGGTTTTTTAATAACATTTCTAGCACCTCTAACAACACTCCTAACAACACCAATACGGAACCTGCTATGCCCGCCGCCATTTTTGATGTGCCGTTTTTACTCGGCATGATGCGCCTGCACGAAACACCCTCCATGCACGAACCTGAGCGATTGGCGGACTGGATCGAAGCGCACCTTGAACAGGGCCTTAATTGGTTTGACCATGCGGACATTTACGGCAACGGCCAAGGCGAGACGCTTTTTGGCGCCGCACTGCGGGCGCGCCCTGCCCTGGCTCAGCGGGTCAATGTCGTCACCAAAGCGAGCATCGCCAACGACAACCCTGCACCCGGTTCGGGTAAGGTAAAGCACTACAACGCCAGCCCTGCTTATCTTCATAGTGCCATTGATGCCTCACTTGCGCGTTTGAATGTCGAACGTCTCGATCATTTTCTGATTCACCGCCCCGATATTCTGATGAACGCGGAAGCGACCGGCCATGCGCTGGACGACGCCATTGACGCCGGAAAAATTGGCGCAGCAGGGGTTTCCAACCATTTGCCCAGCCAGTGGCGGCGCTTGCAGGGCGCCATGCATCACCGCTTATCAGCCAACCAAATCGAGCTCTCTATTGCCCACACAACGCCGCTGTTTGACGGCAGCTTTGATGATCTCTGTGCCGATGGCCACGCGCCCATGGCATGGTCACCTTTGGCAGGTGGGCAATTGATGCAAGGCGCCGTTGGTGACTGTTTGGATAAGTGGGCAACAGAGCTTGATAGCACCCCTAGTGCTTTAGCGCTGGCATGGCTGCGCAGTCTTCCTAACTCGCCAGTACCGGTAATTGGCAGCGTTAAACCTGAGCGAATCAACGACATGCTCAAAGGCCCTGCCACGCTACCCCGGGAAGCCTGGTATGAATTGCTAGAAGCCGCCCGCGGCCACTGCGTGGCATAAGGCTATTTGTATAAAACGACGCGGTACAAAACAACTATTACGATAATTACACTAAGGAGCCACTGATGACGCCAATCATCGCCTTTGGGGAAGCACTGGTGGATATGCTCTCCAGCCGTCTAGGGGCGGCAACGGATGCACAGGAAACCTTTACGCCCTACGCCGGTGGTGCTCCCGCTAATGTGGCGGTCGCCTGCGCTCGTTTAGGCGTACCCAGCCAGTTTCTAGGCATGGTGGGCGACGATACGTTTGGTCACTTCATCGTGCGCGAACTCAACAGTCACGGCGTCGACACAAGCGGCGTGGTATATACCCGAGAAGCCCGCACAGCGCTGGCGTTCGTTTCCCGGGATGACGCGGGCGAACGCACTTTTGATTTTTATCGCCCACCCGCGGCTGATCTGCTTTATCGCCTTGAGCATTTACCCCATGGCATCTTCGAGAGCCCTGCCATTCTACACCTGTGCAGTAACAGCCTGACCGACCCTGAGATTGCCGATGTCACCTTGGCAATGGCCACCATGGCCAAACGGGCAGGTTGCTTGGTCAGCGTAGACGCCAACCTGCGTCACAATTTATGGCCCGAGGACGAAGCGGATGCCAGCTTAGTCACGCAGCTGCTAGACGGTGCTGAGCTGCTCAAGCTATCCCTGGAAGAGCTTGACTACTTACGTGCCGACCACCCTGCGGAGTCGTGGCTTTCAGAGCGGCTAGCGGCAGGGGTAAAAGTTATCTTAATCACCGACGGCCCCAATGATGTCGTACTCAAAGGCGTCGGTATTGATCAGCGCATTGCGCCTCCGAGCGTTGAAGCGGTGGATACTACCGCCGGAGGTGACTCCTTTATTGGTGGGCTGCTAGCGGAGCTCTCGGCCCACGGCATCAATGAGAACTGGTACAACGATGCCGACTTTCTCAGTCGCGCAGTGGGTACCGCCTGCCGCTGCGGCGCCCATGCCGTTACTCGGCCAGGCGCTTACGCATCACTCCCTACCCATGCGGATATCGAAGTGCTTCGAACCACTTAATGACTATCCAGTTCGGTGACCGCCTGGACGGTCACCGATGCTCGCTGGGCAGTAGCAACAGTAAGCTGAGATCCTCAACTTCCAATGACTACAATTTAGTCATTATTGCATCGCTGCGAAGTTTTCAGCAGCGGCTTCTAGCGCCGCCCTTGCCGATTCTGCATCGTCAAATCCAAGCCCTTCCATACCGCCATCAGGCCCTTTGTAATTGGCAAACCATAGATCAATGATCTGACTTACAGCTGGGTACTCGCTATCTAGCTGCGCCATGCTTTCAATATGTGCAAAAGGTGAATCCTGAGTGAGAACGGCAATTAGCTTGTCATCTTGCTCGCCGCCATCCAGCATTTTCAGTACACCGATCACGTTCACGTCGACAATTTCACCACGAGGTACGGCTTGACCCAAAACGATCACGTCGAGCGGATCCCCATCACCGCCCAACTCTTTTGGCAGAGCAGTGCCTGGAATAGCACCATAATTACCGGGATACCCCAGGTAACTCACCACGCGCGGTTCACCATCTTTATATTCCCAATAAACCGCTTTGGGATCATCTTTACTGACTTCCCATTTCGCCGATGTACCCGTTGGTATTTCAACAATGGCCCTTACCGAGCCATCTGCATTGATGGCATCCATAGTCATCAAGTCGTCATCACCTACAATTGTGAACTCATCTGCTGCGTTCATGTTTTGGGCAATGGGCGTAGTGTCAGAAAACACCAATCCGCCTAGCACCTCAGCCTGAGCAGAAGACGCTAAAGCCGTCATACACGCGACACCCGTGAGTAATAGTTTTTTCCGCATTATGTTCTCCATTGGTTATTGAGATACGTTAGCGAGGAGAAATGACGGAGTAATGACAGTCTGAAGTTGGCATTTCTTACTTTTCTAATTTGGATGCTACGCCACGGCATTCCCACGAGTCGTTAGTCACTGGCCCACATCTGTTTCAAACCGGTGTGGGCTTTTTTGATTGGATAAGGCGTCATCGGCTATCTAAAGACTCTCATGGCATGACTTGTTTAAATGTCAGACATTTACTAGACTAAGATTCAACCAATAAAAAATAAGAGACACGCCATGACGCTGGACGCTCTACCGCCCCACCAAGGGGGCGCTGAACAGTTAGCACGCCTACTCGCTCAGGCGCTGCTGACAGGCCATTGGCAGCCGGGTGCTACCTTTCCCCGCGAGCTTGATATCAGCAAACATTTTGCGGTGAGCCGCAATCAGGTGCGCAATGCGCTGACCAGCCTCTCCGCGGCAGGGCTACTGGAACGTACGGCGGGTCGGGGCACGCTGGTGCGCGAAATGGGCGACTGGCACCTGCTCGACCCGCTGATGAGCGAGTGGATGACCGGCCTGGTCAATCTTGACCCTCAGCTGGTACGGGCCATTTACGCCTTTCGTTTTTCTGCCGAACCAGTAGTCGCCGGGCTCGCCGCCCAGGCCGCTGAAGCTGAAGACCTCGAACGCTTGGAGCGCGCCTTTGCGGGTATGGAAAACACCGCAGGCAGCGTTGATGCGCGCGATGAGCATGCGGAATACGACGTTGCCTTTCACGATGCCACCTATCGCGCTAGTCACAATTTAGTCTGGCGACAAATGGGGCATTTACTGCGCCCATCTATCATGGCGTTGATTCATGGCTCTCAACACCGTACTGACACCTTGGACGACAGCCTCGCCCGCCATCGTCAAGTACTTGACGCTATTCGCCATCGCGATGCCAGCGCTGCAGAAACCGCCGCCAGAGAAGTGCTGCGCCGCACCGCCATTGACCTTGGCATTGTTAGCTAACATTACTCACTAAATATTTCCTATCCAAAAGGATGACCGGACATGAAAATTACCAAGCTAAAGACCTGGCAAGTTCCTCCGCGCTGGCTGTTTCTCAAAATCGAGACTGACGAAGGCTGCTACGGTTGGGGCGAGCCGGTGATTGAAGGCCGCGCCGCAACCGTTGAAGCCGCCGTTCACGAGCTTTCCGACTACCTGATCGGCCAGGACCCGCACCGAATCGAACACCTCTGGAACATCATGTATCGCGCCGGATTCTACCGCGGTGGCCCTATTCTGATGAGCGCGATTGCCGGTATCGATCAGGCGCTATGGGACCTTAAAGGTCGCGATCTGGGTGTGCCCGTTCACCAGCTGTTAGGCGGCGCCGTACGCGACAAGATGCGCATGTACGCCTGGACCGGTGGCGACCGCCCGAGCGACGTGGGCGCTGGTGCCAAGGCCTTGGTCGAAAAAGGCTTTACTGCCTTCAAAATGAACGGTACGCCCGAACTGCAAATCGTCGACTCCCATCGCAAGATTGATGAAGCAGTAGCACGAGTCGCGGAAGCGCGAAACGCCGTGGGCCCGGATGTTGGCATTGGGATCGACTTTCATGGCCGCGTACATCGGCCAATGGCCAAAGCACTGCTGCGAGAGCTGGAGCCTTTTCACCCGATGTTCGTGGAAGAGCCGGTCGCCCCGGAGCACTTGCCTTGCCTGAAGGATATTGCCGGTGGCCTGGGTTACCCGCTGGCCACCGGGGAACGGCTGCACACCCGCTTTCAGTTCCGCGACCTGCTGGCCGACGGCATGATCGACATTATTCAGCCCGACATTTCCCACTGCGGCGGGATCAGCGAGGGGCTAAAGATCAACGCCCTGGCATCGGCCTACGATGTCGCCCTGGCACCCCATTGCCCGCTCGGTCCGTTAACGCTGGCCGCATCGCTACAGCTGGATGCAGTCAGCCACAACGCCTTTATTCAAGAGCAGAGCATGGGCATCCACTACAACCAGGGCAACGACGTTCTCGACTACTTGGTCGATAAATCGGCGCTCGCCATTGAAGACGGTTTCTGCGCCATTCCCCAAGGCCCAGGCCTTGGTGTAGAGATCAACGAAGAGTTCGTTGAGGAGCGCGCCAAAGTGGGTCACCGCTGGCGTAACCCGGTTTGGACGCATGAAGACGGTTCAATTGCGGAGTGGTAAGCCATGGAATCAAACGCGATGCGTGAAACGACTGAAATAGCACATCAGTTATCCTGGATTGCCGTGGACTGGGGCTCTAGCAACCTGCGCGCCTGGGGACTGGATCAATACGATCAAGTGATTGCCCAAGCCAGTAGCGACAAGGGCATGCTGTCGCTTAAAGCCGATGAGTATGCAGCCGAGCTGCTACGGTTAGTGGGTGACTGGCTGCCCACGAATGCGCCTACAAAGGTGTTAGTGTGTGGCATGGCGGGCGCCCGCCAGGGCTGGCTGGAGGCCGCTTATCTGCCGGTTCCAACGCGGCTCGATCAACTCAGCCAGGGTGCGGTGACGCCAACGCTTACGGGCAGCCAGCTGCACGTTTATCTGCTGCCTGGTTTAAGCCAAACCCGCAGCGCGACAGCCCACTTTGACGTGATGCGCGGTGAAGAGACCCAGCTGGCGGGGCTGGTCGCCGATACGCCTGATTTTTCAGGCCTCGCTTGTCTACCCGGCACGCACGCCAAATGGGCTACCCTGGAAGCAGGCACCGTCACCCAGTTCACTACGTATCTGACCGGCGAGCTTTATCAGCTCTTGGCACGCCAATCAGTTTTGCAACACTCCATCGGCAGTGACGACTTGAACGATGCGGCCTGCCGTGATGCCTTTGTGACAGCGGTCAGCGAAAGCCATGAAGCGCCCGAAACCTTTAGCAGCCGTCTGTTCGGCCTGCGTGCGCAAGATTTACTCGATGGTCGACTACCTACCGGCAAAATGCGAGGGGCCGTACTGGCGGCCAGGCTCTCCGGGCTCGCTATCGGCCTTGAACTTGCTGGCGCCTGCCGTGAGCCGTCAAGCCAAGCGCCAATCACGCTAATCGGTAACC includes the following:
- the cobT gene encoding nicotinate-nucleotide--dimethylbenzimidazole phosphoribosyltransferase, which produces MHAILDDIQPVNFHAGEQARRYLDTLTKPPGSLGALETLAIQLSAITGELKPSVIPPAVIVFAADHGVAAEGVSAFPQAVTAQMVANFAHGGAAVNVFARQIGARIEVVDVGVASDITAAGVVNAKVSRGTANMAVENALQPEQASEAINAGVAAVERAIKAGAKCLIVGEMGIANTTASSAMLAVLTGEPVASLVGAGTGINSQQLTHKVAVIERAIAARNADSQAPLEVLTKLGGLEIAAMTGSYLAAAAHRLPVIVDGFIATVAALTACRMCPAVRGYLIFGHRSQEPGHDVALRALDAKSLLDMGMRLGEGSGAALAYPLLQAATAMMAEMATFTDAGVSDKAAL
- the dgoD gene encoding galactonate dehydratase, with product MKITKLKTWQVPPRWLFLKIETDEGCYGWGEPVIEGRAATVEAAVHELSDYLIGQDPHRIEHLWNIMYRAGFYRGGPILMSAIAGIDQALWDLKGRDLGVPVHQLLGGAVRDKMRMYAWTGGDRPSDVGAGAKALVEKGFTAFKMNGTPELQIVDSHRKIDEAVARVAEARNAVGPDVGIGIDFHGRVHRPMAKALLRELEPFHPMFVEEPVAPEHLPCLKDIAGGLGYPLATGERLHTRFQFRDLLADGMIDIIQPDISHCGGISEGLKINALASAYDVALAPHCPLGPLTLAASLQLDAVSHNAFIQEQSMGIHYNQGNDVLDYLVDKSALAIEDGFCAIPQGPGLGVEINEEFVEERAKVGHRWRNPVWTHEDGSIAEW
- a CDS encoding carbohydrate kinase, producing MTPIIAFGEALVDMLSSRLGAATDAQETFTPYAGGAPANVAVACARLGVPSQFLGMVGDDTFGHFIVRELNSHGVDTSGVVYTREARTALAFVSRDDAGERTFDFYRPPAADLLYRLEHLPHGIFESPAILHLCSNSLTDPEIADVTLAMATMAKRAGCLVSVDANLRHNLWPEDEADASLVTQLLDGAELLKLSLEELDYLRADHPAESWLSERLAAGVKVILITDGPNDVVLKGVGIDQRIAPPSVEAVDTTAGGDSFIGGLLAELSAHGINENWYNDADFLSRAVGTACRCGAHAVTRPGAYASLPTHADIEVLRTT
- the edd gene encoding phosphogluconate dehydratase, which encodes MPSPTPATLNPTVAEVTQRIRERSKHRRALYESHMADQHKQGVHRGELSCGNLAHGFAGCDVPTDKGRLKLTNSANLGIISSYNDMLSAHRPFEDYPAAIKEAARGMGSTAQFAGGVPAMCDGVTQGQPGMELSLFSRDVIAMATAVALSHNMFDAALYLGICDKIVPGLFIGAARFGHLPAIFVPGGPMTTGLPNDEKARVRQLYAEGKVGRDELLEAESQSYHSPGTCTFYGTANSNQLMMEMMGLHLPGASFVNPGTPLREALTRYATEQAIRNTEQSGNYRPFYKQIDERAIVNAIVGLLASGGSTNHTLHLVAMAAAAGITINWDDFTDLSAVVPSMTRIYPNGQADVNHFQAAGGMSLLIRELLEAGLIHGDIPTVFGTDMSAYTQEPFLEEGKLTWREGPATSHDTDVLRPVSNPFSPTGGLTVLDGNLGRGVIKISAVKQDHRVIEAPVQLFDDQNQVKAAFESGQLDRDVIVVVRFQGPKANGMPELHKLTPFLGVLQDRGYKVALVTDGRMSGASGKVPAAIHVTPEAVDRGPLSKLQDGDIVRLDADSGELNVLIDAAKFNARPCAEANLEHNHFGMGRELFGGFRHLATKAEEGAGVFGGFEAEVLARELEKIEQEDQ
- a CDS encoding 2-dehydro-3-deoxygalactonokinase, translating into MESNAMRETTEIAHQLSWIAVDWGSSNLRAWGLDQYDQVIAQASSDKGMLSLKADEYAAELLRLVGDWLPTNAPTKVLVCGMAGARQGWLEAAYLPVPTRLDQLSQGAVTPTLTGSQLHVYLLPGLSQTRSATAHFDVMRGEETQLAGLVADTPDFSGLACLPGTHAKWATLEAGTVTQFTTYLTGELYQLLARQSVLQHSIGSDDLNDAACRDAFVTAVSESHEAPETFSSRLFGLRAQDLLDGRLPTGKMRGAVLAARLSGLAIGLELAGACREPSSQAPITLIGNQALCQRYTLALNAIGFQTQHVDGDEAVLAGLRLAHHALKA
- the glk gene encoding glucokinase, whose protein sequence is MSRPALIGDIGGTNARLALVTPGEITPHDIVNLPCADYPGVIEAVQDYLQRVGATGDKAPQEACLAFACPVHAERVKMTNNHWEFLKSEVQQALNLVVFKVINDFTAQALGVPHVAASELVEVQPGKSQAHATRLVIGPGTGLGVAGVFPGQRAWIPLPTEGGHVTFAPTDDTERAIVDVFQQRRTRISVERVLCGQGLLELYQAYCTFEDAEPRLASPADVTKAANEGDTLATAALLRFLKILGDVCGDATLTMGARGGVYLCGGILPRLLDWLPKSELRAAFVNKGRMGAYNADIPIWVVTAPWTGLLGAAEALHNEEVF
- a CDS encoding aldo/keto reductase family oxidoreductase; this encodes MPAAIFDVPFLLGMMRLHETPSMHEPERLADWIEAHLEQGLNWFDHADIYGNGQGETLFGAALRARPALAQRVNVVTKASIANDNPAPGSGKVKHYNASPAYLHSAIDASLARLNVERLDHFLIHRPDILMNAEATGHALDDAIDAGKIGAAGVSNHLPSQWRRLQGAMHHRLSANQIELSIAHTTPLFDGSFDDLCADGHAPMAWSPLAGGQLMQGAVGDCLDKWATELDSTPSALALAWLRSLPNSPVPVIGSVKPERINDMLKGPATLPREAWYELLEAARGHCVA
- a CDS encoding FadR/GntR family transcriptional regulator, with the translated sequence MTLDALPPHQGGAEQLARLLAQALLTGHWQPGATFPRELDISKHFAVSRNQVRNALTSLSAAGLLERTAGRGTLVREMGDWHLLDPLMSEWMTGLVNLDPQLVRAIYAFRFSAEPVVAGLAAQAAEAEDLERLERAFAGMENTAGSVDARDEHAEYDVAFHDATYRASHNLVWRQMGHLLRPSIMALIHGSQHRTDTLDDSLARHRQVLDAIRHRDASAAETAAREVLRRTAIDLGIVS
- a CDS encoding inorganic diphosphatase, producing MRKKLLLTGVACMTALASSAQAEVLGGLVFSDTTPIAQNMNAADEFTIVGDDDLMTMDAINADGSVRAIVEIPTGTSAKWEVSKDDPKAVYWEYKDGEPRVVSYLGYPGNYGAIPGTALPKELGGDGDPLDVIVLGQAVPRGEIVDVNVIGVLKMLDGGEQDDKLIAVLTQDSPFAHIESMAQLDSEYPAVSQIIDLWFANYKGPDGGMEGLGFDDAESARAALEAAAENFAAMQ